CTGGGATTTACTCAATCAAGAAATTCCGGAATTAGTCATCTCCGACATTATGATGCCGCAGGTGGATGGCTATCAGTTTCTCAAGAAATTGCGCGAAGATGCCCGTTTTCAGACAATTCCCGTGGTTTTTCTCACCGCTAGGGGGATGACCAGCGATCGCATTCAGGGTTATAATGCCGGTTGTGATGCTTATTTATCCAAGCCTTTCGATCCCGAAGAATTAGAAGCATTAATCAAGTCTTTAATCGAGCGCCGTCGTCAATCCTTGCAAGCCACCAGCGAAAACGCTAAATTAGAAGAAATTGCCCGAGATATCCGGGAATTAAAACAGCAGGTGGGACAACAGAACACTTTTACTACTACTCCCCCCCCAATTAAAATTGATCTGACCCCCCGGGAACAAAGTGTTTTAGATTTAGTAGCGGAGGGATTGATGAATAAAGAAATTGCCAGTCGTCTAGAAACCAGCGTCAGAAACGTAGAAAAATACGTCAGTCGCTTATTTAGCAAGACTGGTACTAATAGTCGCACGGAATT
This portion of the Microcystis aeruginosa NIES-2549 genome encodes:
- a CDS encoding response regulator transcription factor; its protein translation is MDTPAKVLLVDDEPGVRESVQAYLQYGDDFEVRTASNANEAWDLLNQEIPELVISDIMMPQVDGYQFLKKLREDARFQTIPVVFLTARGMTSDRIQGYNAGCDAYLSKPFDPEELEALIKSLIERRRQSLQATSENAKLEEIARDIRELKQQVGQQNTFTTTPPPIKIDLTPREQSVLDLVAEGLMNKEIASRLETSVRNVEKYVSRLFSKTGTNSRTELVRFALKHGLTT